The DNA sequence GAATTCACCGCTGCCCGGTTGATCTATAAATTTCTGGGATACCTCTATCAGGGGCGTCGGGCGGCAAAATAAAGCGGAAGTTGGCACCTGCAACAGGTTGCCTAAAAAAGAAGGAGTTGTACGTGCGGCGTAAACCAGAAGAATTTCATGACGGGGCCCAGGACGGCCTGACCCCTTTGAGGCCTTTAGATATCAAGGAAATTCAGGATTTCGACGAGCTGCTGGCTGGCTACAGTCTAACCGCTTTCGGCGGCCGTTCCTTGGGCGAGGCGGCAGAGGTGCTTCAGGCCATGGTCACCGATCCGGAGGTCACCATCGTCGGGACCTTCTCCGGCGCGATGACGGTGGCCAAAATGGGACTGCTGATCTGCGATATGATCGATCGGGGCTGGCTCCAGGTCATCATCAGCACCGGTGCCCTGATGGCCCACGGCCTCATCGAGGCGGTCGGTCAGGTCCATTATAAGCATAATCCCGGCCGCTCGGACGAGGAACTCTATCGCCTGGGCTACAACCGCGTGTATGATACCTTGGAAATGGAGAGCAATTTAGATTACGCCGAGGCCGTGTTTAAAACCGTCCTGAACCGTATGGACAAGGAGCAGACCCTGTGTTCAACGGTTATCTGCCGGGAATTGGGGAAATACCTGGCCGAAGTAACCGACCAACCGGGTATCCTGCGCAACGCCTACCTAAAAGGCGTACCGGTCTTTATTCCCGCCTTCACGGATTCGGAATTGGGTCTGGACGTTGCCAACTGGATGATCCAAAAAGCCTGTCAGGAGGGTAAGACCATCCCCGAAGCCTTCACCACCCTGTCTTTAAATTTTAATCCTTTTCTTGACTTAGGGTTGTATGGGCAGGAGATTTTCAAGGCTGAAAAGCTGGGGATTTTTACCATCGGGGGCGGCGTCCCGCGGAATTGGGCCCAACAGGTGGGGCCATTCTTCGATATCTTGCAGAATCGCCTGGGGCTTGAGCTGCCCTTTGTCCGTTTTCACTATGGCGTCCGCATCTGTCCCGAGCCGGTCCATTGGGGCGGGCTGAGCGGCTGCACCTACCGAGAGGGAGTTTCCTGGGGCAAATTCGTCCCGGCCAGCGAAGGCGGCCGGTTTGCCGAGGTCCTCTGCGACGCCACCATCGCCTGGCCGATCCTGATCAAGGCCGTCGCTCAACGTTTGGTTAAACGACAGCAGGTACGATAATCCAGGTTGTATCTTATGCCAGACTCAACCGTAATCGTACTGATTATCGTTTATTAAAAAGCACCTGCAAACCATGAAAATCAATTGTCAGCAGCACAAGCTTTCTAGCCTGTGCCGTTGTTAATTTCTCAATAACTCAATAACTCGGAACTTGGAACTTGGAACTCGAAACTTATTTCCAGATGAATTTTTCTCTGGATTAAATCATTTTCTAGGGTAATCTAAACACAACCCTGATCGTCTTATCAATGATCGTCTTGCGAGCTCCGAAAGGGCTCAAATCCACAAGAAGGAGAAAACATGAAAGTTTGGAAAATGCCTCAGCAGCCACTATTAGCTGTGATAGCAAGCTTAGTAATGATTTTCTGTCTAACCGGCGGCAGTCCGGCGGCCGAAATCGGCAAAGGCGCTCAGGCGCCGGAATTTGCTCTTGTCGACACCACGGGGAAAACCATATCCCTCAGCCAGATGCAGGGGAAAGTGGTAGTGGTGAATTTCTTCACCATCTGGTGCCAACCCTGCCGCGCCGAAATGCCGGAATTAAATGCCATTTATAATGAGAATAAAGATAAAGGACTGCAGATGGTAGGCGTCTGCCTTAACGTCGATCCGAACCAACTGCGGTTCTTCGCCAAGCAGATGAACCTGGACTACCCCATTTTAGTGGGAACGGACAAAGTAAACAAAGACTATGGCGAGATCGTGGGCGTACCGACTACCTTCGTTATTAATAAACAGGGCAAAATCGTCGATAAGATTGTCGGCGCCCGTACCAAAGCGGAATTTCTCCAGGTAATCAAGCCCTTGCTGTAATACCAAGGTACAATTAAAAATACATTCTTCCGTAGGGGCGAATCTTGTATTTGCCCCCTCAGAGAGGCGGGGAGCTGGCTAACGGTCTTTTCCGCCTCAAGTCTTTTTCTCCGCCAATATTTTGATTTTTTCCCGGATATACGGGATAAAATCTGCCGGCGGCTTCTCTTCCAGCATCTGCTTGAAGACTTTTAGGGCCTTGGCCGGCTCTCCGCCCAGCTCGTATAACAGGGCCTGCCGGCGTTGTAGTTCTTGACGGTAGGGGAGATTTTTATCCTGCACCAGCGGCTCCAGAACTGCCGAGGCTTTCTGGTATTCCTTCTGCGCCTCATAGCAATAACTCAGATTCTCCGCCACTAACACCCGAAGTTCGGGTGCCGCCTCGCCCAAGGCGGTGAAAGCGGCGGCAGCCTCCTGATAACGCCTCTCCCCAAAGAGCACATTGGCCAGATACAAGCGGGCCTGCAGGGCGCCGCCAGTGTCAGGATAGTCCTGGATAATAATCTCAAGCTCTTTCAGTAAATCCGGGACATGCGATGAAGCCCGCCCCACGCTGGCTTGATAGAATTCCGCGGCTCTTTCCTGCCGATCCATCTGGCGCTTTTGGATATATCCCCAGGCGGCGCCGGCCACGATGATAACGGCAAAACCGATGACTATGGTCCTAAGGTTTTTTCTGGCGAGGTCCAGCATTCTAGCCCCAAAGGTGATGAATTCATCAGGTTCTTGCAGCTTTTTCCGGGAAGATAGCGGTTTTTTGATTTTGGTCATAGATGATCCTTGTGTCTCGATTGCTCGAGATGTTTTCGACTGTCAGGCCTCACAGACTTCGGCCAACTCCTTACCCCGGCGGCCGGCCCCGCGGATTTCTAAGGAGCGTTCCTGGTCCTCGGTCCAGGTCAGGGTGATATCGAGATAGTCCTCCGGCAACTCCTCTCCCAAACGCTCTGCCCATTCGATGACGACAACCACCGGACGCTGCCAATATTCCTCCAACTCGAGGATAAACTCCGCCTCCATGACCGGCAGCCGATAGAGGTCCACGTGGATCAGGGGAATTCGAGTCGGGTACTCGTGCACCAGGGCAAAGGTAGGGCTGCTCACCGCATCCGGCGGTGCTCCCAGACCCACGGCCAGACCGCGCACCAGTTCGGTCTTGCCAGCCCCGAGATCGCCGTGAAGCAGCAAGATATCGCCAGGCTGCAGCCTGGCGGCGATTTTTTCGCCCAAAATCTGGGTTTGCCGGGGGCTATGGGTGATTAAGAAAACCGGCGGCAGTCTCATCCCTCCTGAGAGAGGGCCCGGATGATATCGATCTTGCCGATAACCCCGACCAGATTGCCATCTTGGAGCACCGGCAGTGTATGGGCGTTGCGGTGGGCCATGATGGTGGCAACCTCATCCACCGACAGTTCCGGGGTGATGGTAATGGCCGGCGCTGTCATCACATCCGCCACCTGATTGCCCAACATTTTTTCCAGATTTTTTCTAAAGGTGCTGGGACGCTCCAGATAAAAATGGGCGTCCAGAATGGTGACAACGTGGGGCAATTGAAACTTTTTGGCCCGGTCGATGAGATCGGTCTGGGTTATAACACCTACCAGGCGTCCGTCATCGTCCACTACCGGGGTGCCGTTGATCTTGTGCTGCGCCAGTAATCGGGCCAGGTCCAATACCGAGGTCTGGGGAGTAACGGTAATCACCGTTTTAGTCATGATATCACGAGCCTGTAACATATATGCTCCTCTATGTGCGGCAAGGCCCCGGAAGCGAATTCTTTGATTACGTGGGGAATCTGGTCTAACAACTCGCTGGCCAACAGGCCGCAGTCACCCTGCCAGGCGGCCTGGACATCCGCAGTCAAGCCGTGCAGATAGATCGCGAGACAGGCGGCATTGAAGGGATCTACTTTTTGGGCCAGCAGACCGCCGATCATACCGGTGAGCACATCTCCGGCTCCCCCCTGGGCCAGGGCCGGATTGCCGGTGGTGTTGATCATCACTTTCCCCATAGGACTGGCCACAATGGTTTGTGCGCCCTTTAACACTACAATAGCCTGGGAACGCTCCGCCAGCTCCCGGGCCGCGCCAAGCCGATCAGCTTGAATATCTTTAGTAGTGGCTCCCAGCAGCCTTGACATTTCACCGGGATGGGGTGTCAGGATAACCGGCGCCGCGGCCTCACGAATGCTGTCGACATCATGGGCCAGGGCGTTGAGACCATCTGCATCCACCACGACGGGAAGGGTGCTGCGGCGCACTAATTGGCGGACTAATTCCACGGTTTCCGGATGCCGCCCCAAGCCGGGTCCTACTGCCAAGGCGGTTTTTCCCGGCCAATCAGCCGCAATCTCCTCCAAAGCCCTTTTACCCAAGGCCTGCACCCCTTGCACCTCCGTCAAGGGCAGGGTCATGGCTTCGGTAAGCTTCACTTCCAAAATCGGGTTGAGGCTGGCCGGAACCCCTACGGTGACCAAGCCGGCTCCCATCCGGAGCGCTGCCTCCCCGCACAAAGCGGCGGCGCCGGTCTTGCCTACGGAGCCAGCCAGCACGAACAGGTGGCCAAACGTTCCTTTGTGGCTGTCGACCGGACGGCGGGGGAGAAATTGCCTGAGACCGCTAGCCTGGGACAACTCCATAACGCTGATCTCCGCCAAGTCGGGAGGAATGCTGATGTCGACCTGCCACAGGCGTCCGACCAGGTGTCGCCCCGGAGGCAGAATCTGTCCGATCTTGGGGAAGCCGTAGGTGACGGTAACATCGGCCGCCACTGCCATTCCCAGAGGCTGACCGGTATCCGCCGACAGACCCGAAGGGATGTCGATGGCCAGCACCGGCGTTGCGACCTCGTTGATCAGGACAACAGCATCCCGATAAAGCCCTTTAACGTCACTGTTCAGACCGGTACCCAAGATGGCGTCCACCAGCAAAGCCGCTGATTTCAGGAGGGGAACCTGTTCCTGCAACGCCGCTGCTGAGGTAACTTCCCGCACCGGTACTGAAAGATGCTCCAAGACCTCCAGGTTGATCCGGGCATCGCCGCCGATCTGGCTCTTTTCCGCCAACAACAGCACTACCACTTCAAAACCGGCATTGGCCAGGTAGCGAGATACCACAAATCCATCGCCGCCATTGTTGCCCCGGCCGGCCAACACCACCACCGGTTCGCCCAATTCGGGGAATTCCCGCCGCAGGATTTGATATGTTGTCCTACCCGCATTTTCCATCAACACCACGGAAGGAATGCCGATCTCGGCAATGGTCTGCTGATCTAACTGGCGCATCTGCGCCGCAGTCAATAATTTCATCTATCTCACCTTTGGACCAGGAATCCAAATGTTCTCACGACTTCTCCGATATAATGGTCATTATGACGCGGACCTGGAGGTCGGCGCTACCGGCCTTCTGGTACAGCGGACCCTGCATGGCAAAACGCTATGATTTTATTGCCGGTGCAGTTGTTATTTTCTTGTTAACAACCTGAGACCAGAAACTTTTCTCCATATAAAGCAGAATCAGATATCTGTGTTTAAAGATAGCATGATTTCGGTAAGATGCAAGGAATTCTCACCTGAAGCCGGAGTTGATAATCGGGCCGGTTTGCAGCCGGTACCGTCAGGACTCATATGGCATACCCCGGCATGGCTAATGTTGAAAAATTTCTTTAAATATTTTTAAAACTATGCTAAGTGTGGAATCGGCCATGGATGAAACGACGCCTCAACAGTCCTTGGCGGGTTGATGACCATTGGTCATCTCAGGAAAGGAAAGGCTTTCCACGGTAACCTAATCAAAAGGAGGACTTATGAAAGACGTTGTGAAAAAACAGGTGGATGAAATTGTTGCCGCCATCGACGGCGGCAAAAAACCGGAAGAATTCGCTGCCTGGGCGACAAAAGATCCGTATGTTTTTATTATGGAAGCGGGTGGGAAATTGCTGGTACATCCGACGCTGGTAGGAGAGAGTCTGAAGGACAAAGCCGGCCCCGTCTACGATGAAGTCGCCAAGGGGACCCCCGAAGGCGCCTACGTCAGGTATGAATGGGGCGGCGCCAAGAAATGCACCTATTCCCGAAAAACCAAGGGCGGGCTCATTGTCGGTTCCGGCTACAACGAGTAGCTTCTCTCCGAAGCGTTTTCTTCCCCTGGATAACACAGTGATACCAGCACCAAAGGCAATCTAACCGGCGCAGACCTTACCGGCGGACAAGGACGCCCGCCGTCAAACCTTCCTTCTTTTTCCGCAAATCACCGGCCTATGACAGTTAGTATAGAAATACGCAGAAAAAATAGGCAGTTATAATTTTTCTGCGAAATTTAATGCTGGTGCTTATTCAATAAATTGAACAGATTTTAGTTGAGTACCGAAATAAATCTATAATATTTATAAGATAGAGAATTCGCCACAATATCCCATTACGTCAATAATCTAAAACAATATGATTATGTGATCTTTCCTCCTTCCAGGGGGGCGCATTCCTTTTTTCTTTTAGCCAAACTTTTTTAAGCTGGCAACGGCTGCATCCAATAGTAAGGATATGGCATAAACCGCACCGCAGTTTTAAATTAACCCTGGCCGGTATTCGGTTAAACTTGACCAGATGTTTTTATGGGTGATTCTGGCGCGATCCGATTCCCATACTCTGTAACCTGAACCCTAATCAACGCCCTAACGTTTAAGGAGACCCGTAAATGGTAAAATTTATCGTACGATTACTGGTGGTCATGATATTCTGGTATGCAGGCGGCTATGTTTCTCAGCTTTTTGCCACCCAGAATCGTGAACTGCCGACCGTCTCTCAAGATAAACGAGTTTCAGGAACGGGCCTGCAAACCCCCACGAGTCTGGGACCGGGGGGCTGTAGTTGCAATGGCCAGTCGACTCCGGGACCATATGTGGAAGCCAAACCGGAGGAGCAGGTGACCAAAGAGGAAACCGAGACCACCGAGCAGGAGGAAAAAGCCGAAACTACAGGGACGGCAGCAAAGCCTCCAAAAACCGGCAAACCTGCCAGTTCTCAAACTACTGCAGAAAAACCGGAGAAGGTGCCGACCACCAAGCCTCCGGTAGCGTCCCCCGCACCCGCTCTACCTTCTCCGCCAGCTCCAAATACTGTTCAGGTTACTGCAGTGCGAGGCTATGACGCGGCTTCCTGGGGGCCTTTCGTCGGCTCCAAAGGCAAGGAGAATCTGGCTGAGGTTTTTGATAATCAACAGAACACTAACACCAGCGACGTCGAAAACGAAAACGATTTTCTGAATGCCATGAACGGGGCTGATATTTTTTATGCCAATGTGCATGGCAACAACCCCCAGGAGCGGGACGAACATCATCTGCAGGTTGGCAAGGGGGTCTTTCTCTCCGCCCAGGAGCTGGCCGCACACCGCCAGCAGGTAGGTGAGGCCAATATGCCCAGGCTGACTATTTTAAACGGTTGCAACACCGCCACTCCGGCCGATCCGCAAAAGCCGGTTATGACTATTAATCAAGGCCTGGGAATCGATAGTTCCACCAAAGGTCGGGCGATGTTGGGCTTTACCGGCAAGGTGGTGGGATTCGCCAATGAATCCAATATCAGGAAAGTCTTGGAGGTCTGGTCGCATCCGGCTCCCAAAGGCAACTATCCGACCCTGCGGCAGGCGATCATCAAGGCGCTGGGACCGAATCACAATATCATTATTATCGGAGACCATAACCTGCGCTATACCGATATGAAAAAATAAACTCACGCGTAGCTTTTCAGTTGTCTGAGGGAATAGAGTAATGAATGGTGGGCGGTGTCCGGTGTCGGAGCATCCCAGAAGGCGGGAGGCGCGCCGCTTTCCCGCCCTATAACTCTGCTACGACTCTGATAGATAATATAAAAAAAAGCCGGCCCCCCCGGGGAACCGGCTTTTTTGTCACAATATCAGGTTTAAGCTAATTCGCGACCCTGCATTTTGGTGAAGACAAGGGCAGTGGTCCGATAGACCATGTGAGCCATCTTGGTGTAGGGGGCGTAAAAGAACAGGAAGAAGACCGACACCAGATGGAGAAAATACATGGGATAAGCCAATGATGCCAGGTTGGCCAGCCGCAGCAGCCAGCTCAAAGCGCCGGTAAAACCGACCGCGATGATCACCCAGATCAGGAGCCAATCAAAGTAGCCGCCGAAGCTGGCGGAATTGGCTTTGTTCTGCCGCTCCCGATAGATTAAGTAAATTCCGCTTAATAGTAACA is a window from the Desulfobacca acetoxidans DSM 11109 genome containing:
- a CDS encoding deoxyhypusine synthase family protein → MRRKPEEFHDGAQDGLTPLRPLDIKEIQDFDELLAGYSLTAFGGRSLGEAAEVLQAMVTDPEVTIVGTFSGAMTVAKMGLLICDMIDRGWLQVIISTGALMAHGLIEAVGQVHYKHNPGRSDEELYRLGYNRVYDTLEMESNLDYAEAVFKTVLNRMDKEQTLCSTVICRELGKYLAEVTDQPGILRNAYLKGVPVFIPAFTDSELGLDVANWMIQKACQEGKTIPEAFTTLSLNFNPFLDLGLYGQEIFKAEKLGIFTIGGGVPRNWAQQVGPFFDILQNRLGLELPFVRFHYGVRICPEPVHWGGLSGCTYREGVSWGKFVPASEGGRFAEVLCDATIAWPILIKAVAQRLVKRQQVR
- a CDS encoding peroxiredoxin family protein — its product is MKVWKMPQQPLLAVIASLVMIFCLTGGSPAAEIGKGAQAPEFALVDTTGKTISLSQMQGKVVVVNFFTIWCQPCRAEMPELNAIYNENKDKGLQMVGVCLNVDPNQLRFFAKQMNLDYPILVGTDKVNKDYGEIVGVPTTFVINKQGKIVDKIVGARTKAEFLQVIKPLL
- a CDS encoding YfgM family protein, encoding MTKIKKPLSSRKKLQEPDEFITFGARMLDLARKNLRTIVIGFAVIIVAGAAWGYIQKRQMDRQERAAEFYQASVGRASSHVPDLLKELEIIIQDYPDTGGALQARLYLANVLFGERRYQEAAAAFTALGEAAPELRVLVAENLSYCYEAQKEYQKASAVLEPLVQDKNLPYRQELQRRQALLYELGGEPAKALKVFKQMLEEKPPADFIPYIREKIKILAEKKT
- the tsaE gene encoding tRNA (adenosine(37)-N6)-threonylcarbamoyltransferase complex ATPase subunit type 1 TsaE, producing MRLPPVFLITHSPRQTQILGEKIAARLQPGDILLLHGDLGAGKTELVRGLAVGLGAPPDAVSSPTFALVHEYPTRIPLIHVDLYRLPVMEAEFILELEEYWQRPVVVVIEWAERLGEELPEDYLDITLTWTEDQERSLEIRGAGRRGKELAEVCEA
- a CDS encoding CBS domain-containing protein, with the translated sequence MLQARDIMTKTVITVTPQTSVLDLARLLAQHKINGTPVVDDDGRLVGVITQTDLIDRAKKFQLPHVVTILDAHFYLERPSTFRKNLEKMLGNQVADVMTAPAITITPELSVDEVATIMAHRNAHTLPVLQDGNLVGVIGKIDIIRALSQEG
- a CDS encoding NAD(P)H-hydrate dehydratase, with translation MKLLTAAQMRQLDQQTIAEIGIPSVVLMENAGRTTYQILRREFPELGEPVVVLAGRGNNGGDGFVVSRYLANAGFEVVVLLLAEKSQIGGDARINLEVLEHLSVPVREVTSAAALQEQVPLLKSAALLVDAILGTGLNSDVKGLYRDAVVLINEVATPVLAIDIPSGLSADTGQPLGMAVAADVTVTYGFPKIGQILPPGRHLVGRLWQVDISIPPDLAEISVMELSQASGLRQFLPRRPVDSHKGTFGHLFVLAGSVGKTGAAALCGEAALRMGAGLVTVGVPASLNPILEVKLTEAMTLPLTEVQGVQALGKRALEEIAADWPGKTALAVGPGLGRHPETVELVRQLVRRSTLPVVVDADGLNALAHDVDSIREAAAPVILTPHPGEMSRLLGATTKDIQADRLGAARELAERSQAIVVLKGAQTIVASPMGKVMINTTGNPALAQGGAGDVLTGMIGGLLAQKVDPFNAACLAIYLHGLTADVQAAWQGDCGLLASELLDQIPHVIKEFASGALPHIEEHICYRLVIS
- a CDS encoding cache domain-containing protein, whose translation is MKDVVKKQVDEIVAAIDGGKKPEEFAAWATKDPYVFIMEAGGKLLVHPTLVGESLKDKAGPVYDEVAKGTPEGAYVRYEWGGAKKCTYSRKTKGGLIVGSGYNE